From one Microlunatus sp. Gsoil 973 genomic stretch:
- a CDS encoding GNAT family N-acetyltransferase gives MSNRPRCRSASLCRQGAQHRRIEVSHPAAYKNPSGRRNPHPVGSNPTPATRPGIVGRRGCRVAAGSSDDAVAVASLLRTNRAFLARWDPVRDDAWFTEKGQRAELEQALARHDQGLVVPYVIHADGQTVGRLNINNIVRGAFQSAHLGYWVDQAINGRGVATAAVAEAVRRAFGELQLHRLQADTLVHNVASQRVLAHNDFTRIGLAPRYLRIAGCWQDHLLHQRLNAQWTKLPG, from the coding sequence ATGTCGAACCGCCCCCGGTGTAGGTCTGCCTCATTATGCCGCCAGGGGGCGCAACACAGGAGGATAGAGGTCTCGCATCCAGCTGCCTACAAGAACCCGTCGGGGCGGCGAAATCCGCACCCCGTTGGTTCGAATCCAACACCTGCCACCAGGCCAGGTATTGTCGGCCGGCGTGGATGTCGAGTTGCGGCTGGTTCGTCGGACGATGCTGTTGCCGTCGCCAGCCTGCTCCGGACCAACCGAGCCTTCCTCGCACGGTGGGACCCAGTTCGGGACGATGCCTGGTTCACGGAGAAGGGACAGCGCGCAGAGCTCGAACAGGCCCTCGCGCGACACGATCAAGGCCTGGTCGTCCCGTACGTCATCCATGCCGACGGCCAGACCGTCGGGCGGCTCAACATCAACAACATCGTCCGTGGTGCGTTCCAGTCCGCGCATCTGGGCTACTGGGTCGACCAAGCGATCAACGGTCGAGGGGTGGCCACGGCAGCGGTCGCCGAAGCGGTCCGCAGGGCATTCGGCGAGCTTCAGCTGCATCGCCTTCAGGCCGACACTCTCGTCCACAACGTCGCTTCCCAGCGGGTCCTGGCCCACAACGACTTCACTCGAATCGGTCTGGCTCCGCGGTACCTGCGCATCGCCGGCTGTTGGCAGGACCACCTGCTTCATCAGCGCCTGAACGCGCAGTGGACCAAGCTGCCCGGCTGA
- a CDS encoding phytanoyl-CoA dioxygenase family protein: protein MDMPTALRQLGATEDVLDADTRKRLDDDGFVPLPGILDPTQVEAFRARLAELTAAEGDRAGREVHQEAGTDRLSDLVNKDPMFDICFTHPTVLAAVAHVLGDFKLSSLNSRAALPGQGHQALHTDWGDPVPADDYQVCNSIWLLDDFTADNGATRVVPGSHRWGERPSDVMADPADEHPDQVQQLAPAGTVVIFNSHLWHGGTLNRSTEPRRAMHSYFTRRHQPQQLDQTKYLRPETERRLDDPALFVLGVSANPASRAAGH, encoded by the coding sequence ATGGACATGCCGACAGCGCTGCGACAACTCGGGGCAACCGAGGACGTGCTCGACGCGGACACCCGCAAACGGCTCGACGACGACGGCTTCGTCCCGTTGCCTGGAATTCTGGACCCGACCCAGGTGGAAGCGTTCCGTGCCCGGCTCGCGGAACTGACCGCTGCAGAAGGCGACCGCGCAGGCCGGGAGGTGCATCAGGAAGCCGGCACCGATCGGCTGTCCGACCTGGTGAACAAGGACCCGATGTTCGACATCTGCTTCACCCACCCGACAGTGCTGGCCGCGGTAGCCCACGTGCTCGGGGACTTCAAACTCTCATCACTGAACAGCCGAGCCGCGCTACCCGGGCAGGGCCACCAAGCACTGCACACCGATTGGGGCGACCCCGTGCCGGCCGACGACTACCAGGTCTGCAACTCCATCTGGCTGCTCGACGACTTCACTGCGGACAACGGCGCTACTCGAGTCGTCCCCGGATCTCATCGATGGGGCGAACGCCCATCCGACGTCATGGCCGACCCAGCCGATGAGCACCCCGACCAGGTCCAGCAGCTGGCACCGGCAGGAACGGTCGTGATCTTCAACAGTCACCTCTGGCACGGCGGCACCCTGAACCGGTCGACCGAGCCACGCCGCGCGATGCACTCCTACTTCACCCGGCGCCACCAGCCCCAACAGTTGGATCAAACGAAGTACCTACGCCCCGAGACCGAACGACGACTGGATGATCCCGCACTCTTCGTGCTCGGCGTCTCTGCCAACCCAGCGAGCAGGGCCGCAGGACACTGA